One Pantoea eucalypti genomic region harbors:
- the cysN gene encoding sulfate adenylyltransferase subunit CysN has protein sequence MNTVIAQQIADQGGVEAWLTAQQHKSLLRFLTCGSVDDGKSTLIGRLLHDTRQIYEDQLSSLHNDSKRHGTQGEKLDLALLVDGLQAEREQGITIDVAYRYFSTEKRKFIIADTPGHEQYTRNMATGASTCDLAILLIDARKGVLDQTRRHSFISTLLGIKHLVVAINKMDLVEYDQARYEQIKQDYLDFAGQLPDDLDIRFVPMSALEGDNVASASQTMPWYSGPTLLDVLETVELNRVVDHQPMRFPVQYVNRPNLDFRGYAGTLASGSVQVGQRVKVLPSGVESTIARIVTFDGDLQEAGAGEAITLVLQDEIDISRGDLLVDASETLAAVQSASVDVVWMAEQPLQAGHSYDLKIAGKKTRGRVEKVLHQVEINSLETRQVDALPLNGIGRIELTFDEPMVLDSYQQNPVTGGMIFIDRLTNVTVGAGMIHQPNHDAPVNTGEFSAFELELNALVRRHFPHWNARDLLGGQ, from the coding sequence ATGAATACCGTAATTGCACAACAGATTGCCGACCAGGGCGGCGTTGAAGCCTGGCTGACCGCGCAACAGCATAAGAGCCTGCTGCGTTTTCTGACCTGCGGCAGCGTTGACGACGGAAAAAGTACCCTGATTGGGCGTCTGCTACATGACACCCGTCAGATCTATGAAGATCAGCTTTCATCGCTGCATAACGACAGCAAACGTCATGGCACCCAGGGCGAGAAACTCGATCTGGCGCTGCTGGTGGATGGTCTGCAGGCTGAGCGTGAGCAGGGCATTACCATTGATGTGGCCTACCGCTATTTCTCGACTGAAAAGCGTAAATTTATCATCGCCGATACGCCGGGCCATGAGCAGTACACCCGCAATATGGCGACCGGTGCATCAACCTGTGACCTGGCGATTCTGCTGATCGATGCCCGTAAAGGCGTGCTGGATCAGACCCGCCGTCACAGCTTTATTTCGACGCTGCTGGGGATCAAACATCTGGTAGTGGCGATTAATAAGATGGATCTGGTTGAGTACGATCAGGCGCGCTACGAGCAGATCAAACAGGATTACCTGGACTTTGCAGGCCAGTTACCGGATGACCTCGATATCCGCTTTGTGCCGATGTCGGCGCTGGAAGGGGATAACGTAGCATCCGCCAGTCAGACCATGCCATGGTACAGCGGCCCGACGCTGCTGGATGTCCTGGAAACAGTGGAACTGAACCGCGTGGTGGATCACCAGCCGATGCGTTTCCCGGTGCAGTATGTTAACCGTCCTAACCTGGATTTCCGTGGCTATGCCGGTACCCTGGCGTCAGGCAGCGTGCAGGTGGGCCAGCGCGTTAAAGTGCTGCCGTCTGGCGTAGAGTCGACTATTGCCCGCATAGTGACCTTTGATGGCGATCTGCAGGAAGCGGGCGCAGGTGAAGCGATCACCCTGGTGCTGCAGGATGAGATTGATATCAGTCGTGGCGATCTGCTGGTTGATGCCAGCGAAACGCTGGCTGCGGTTCAGTCTGCCAGCGTTGACGTGGTCTGGATGGCAGAACAGCCTCTGCAGGCCGGTCATAGCTATGATCTGAAAATCGCCGGTAAGAAAACCCGTGGACGGGTAGAGAAAGTCCTGCATCAGGTGGAGATTAACTCGCTGGAGACACGTCAGGTCGATGCGCTGCCGCTAAACGGTATTGGTCGCATTGAATTAACCTTTGACGAACCGATGGTGCTCGACAGCTATCAGCAGAATCCGGTGACCGGCGGCATGATCTTTATCGATCGACTGACCAACGTGACCGTGGGTGCCGGCATGATCCATCAGCCAAACCATGACGCTCCGGTTAATACCGGCGAGTTCAGCGCGTTTGAGCTGGAACTGAATGCACTGGTGCGCCGTCACTTCCCACACTGGAACGCGCGCGACCTGCTGGGCGGTCAATAA
- the cysG gene encoding siroheme synthase CysG, with the protein MDYLPLFADLSGRPVLVVGGGDIAARKIELLRRARARVLIASRELCPELQALLEKQELEWLATEFDPAQLDGVFLVIAATDDNHLNTQVFEAANARQKLVNVVDDQPKCTFIFPSIVDRSPLVVAISSSGTAPVLARMLREKIETLLPASLGQMAEVAGLWRDKVKARFSRMSDRRRFWERAFDGRFASEMSAGNVEEAKRTLDRELQEEPTRQGEIFLVGAGPGDSGLLTLRGLQVMQLADVVLYDHLVSEEVLDLVRRDADRICVGKRASAHTLPQEEINQLLVSLALKGKRVVRLKGGDPFIFGRGGEELQAAQQAGIPFQVVPGVTAAAGATAYAGIPLTHRDYAQSVMFITGHCRPDGDDIDWPSLARARQTLAIYMGTVKAAAISAALIQHGRAPSTPVAVISCGTRQDQQVLTGTLEQLEALAASAPTPALLVIGEVVNLHGQLAWFKHSAQQGARESAVVNLA; encoded by the coding sequence GTGGACTATTTGCCTCTTTTTGCCGATCTTTCTGGCCGCCCGGTTCTGGTTGTCGGCGGTGGAGATATTGCGGCGCGAAAAATTGAACTACTGCGCCGTGCGCGTGCGCGCGTTCTGATCGCCTCGCGTGAACTCTGCCCTGAACTGCAGGCACTGCTGGAAAAGCAGGAGCTGGAGTGGCTGGCGACTGAATTTGACCCGGCCCAGCTGGATGGGGTTTTCCTGGTGATCGCCGCGACCGACGACAACCATCTCAACACCCAGGTCTTTGAAGCTGCTAACGCGCGGCAGAAGCTGGTTAACGTGGTTGATGACCAGCCAAAATGCACCTTTATCTTCCCCTCGATTGTTGACCGCTCACCTCTGGTGGTGGCGATCTCCTCCAGCGGCACCGCACCGGTGCTGGCACGTATGCTGCGCGAAAAAATCGAAACGCTGTTGCCTGCCAGTCTCGGCCAGATGGCTGAGGTAGCCGGGCTCTGGCGCGATAAAGTTAAAGCGCGCTTCAGCCGCATGTCTGATCGCCGGCGCTTCTGGGAACGCGCTTTTGATGGCCGGTTCGCCAGTGAGATGTCAGCCGGTAACGTCGAAGAGGCGAAACGTACGCTGGACCGTGAGCTGCAGGAAGAGCCAACCCGTCAGGGCGAGATTTTCCTGGTGGGTGCCGGACCGGGCGACAGCGGCCTGCTGACGCTACGTGGCCTGCAGGTGATGCAGTTAGCGGATGTGGTGCTCTACGACCATCTGGTCAGTGAAGAGGTGCTGGATCTGGTGCGACGCGACGCCGACCGCATCTGCGTCGGCAAACGAGCCAGCGCGCATACGTTACCGCAGGAAGAGATTAATCAGTTGCTGGTTTCACTGGCGCTGAAAGGTAAGCGCGTCGTCCGCCTCAAGGGCGGCGATCCCTTTATCTTTGGCCGTGGCGGCGAAGAGCTGCAGGCGGCTCAGCAGGCGGGCATTCCGTTCCAGGTGGTGCCGGGCGTCACCGCGGCTGCCGGTGCGACGGCCTATGCCGGTATTCCGCTGACCCACCGCGATTACGCGCAGAGCGTAATGTTTATTACCGGTCACTGCCGTCCCGATGGGGATGACATTGACTGGCCATCACTGGCGCGTGCGCGTCAGACGCTGGCGATCTACATGGGAACGGTTAAAGCGGCTGCCATCAGCGCGGCGCTGATTCAGCACGGTCGCGCGCCATCAACGCCGGTGGCGGTGATCAGTTGCGGCACCCGTCAGGATCAACAGGTGCTGACCGGCACCTTAGAACAACTTGAGGCGCTGGCCGCCTCGGCACCTACTCCGGCGCTACTGGTGATCGGAGAGGTGGTTAATCTGCACGGGCAACTCGCCTGGTTTAAACATTCGGCACAGCAGGGGGCTCGCGAGTCCGCCGTTGTCAATCTGGCTTGA
- the cysD gene encoding sulfate adenylyltransferase subunit CysD, whose translation MDQKRLTHLRQLEAESIHIIREVAAEFSNPVMMYSIGKDSSVMLHLARKAFYPGTLPFPLLHVDTGWKFREMYEFRDRTVKAMGAELLVHRNPEGVAMGINPFVHGSAKHTDIMKTEGLKQALNKYGFDAAFGGARRDEEKSRAKERIYSFRDRFHRWDPKNQRPELWHNYNGQINKGESIRVFPLSNWTELDIWQYIFLENIEIVPLYLAAPRPVLERDGMLMMIDDDRINLQPGEEITQRMVRFRTLGCWPLTGAVESEARTLPEIIEEMLVSTTSERQGRMIDRDQSGSMELKKRQGYF comes from the coding sequence ATGGACCAAAAACGACTCACTCATCTGCGTCAGCTGGAGGCGGAGAGTATCCACATCATTCGCGAAGTCGCGGCCGAGTTCAGCAATCCGGTGATGATGTACTCCATCGGTAAAGACTCCTCGGTAATGCTGCATCTGGCGCGTAAAGCCTTTTATCCTGGCACGCTGCCGTTCCCGTTGCTGCATGTGGATACCGGCTGGAAATTCCGTGAAATGTACGAGTTTCGCGACCGCACCGTGAAAGCGATGGGCGCAGAGTTGCTGGTTCACCGCAACCCGGAAGGCGTGGCGATGGGGATTAACCCGTTTGTCCACGGCAGTGCCAAACACACTGACATCATGAAAACCGAAGGGCTGAAGCAGGCGCTGAATAAATATGGTTTTGATGCGGCCTTTGGCGGCGCACGTCGTGATGAAGAGAAGTCTCGCGCCAAAGAGCGTATCTACTCTTTCCGCGACCGCTTCCATCGCTGGGACCCGAAAAACCAGCGTCCTGAGCTGTGGCACAACTACAACGGCCAGATCAACAAGGGCGAGAGCATCCGCGTCTTCCCGCTGTCGAACTGGACCGAACTGGATATCTGGCAGTACATCTTCCTGGAAAACATCGAGATCGTGCCGCTCTATCTCGCCGCGCCACGTCCGGTGCTGGAGCGTGATGGCATGCTGATGATGATCGATGACGATCGCATCAACCTGCAGCCGGGTGAAGAGATCACCCAGCGGATGGTCCGTTTCCGTACGCTCGGCTGCTGGCCGCTGACCGGCGCGGTAGAGTCCGAAGCGCGGACGCTGCCGGAGATCATCGAAGAGATGCTGGTTTCTACCACCAGCGAGCGTCAGGGCCGCATGATTGATCGCGATCAGTCCGGTTCGATGGAACTGAAAAAACGTCAGGGTTATTTCTAA